GTTGCATGGTCAACCGGTGAGAGCACCGGACGCGCCGCAGTTCGGCATGGTTCGGGTACAAGATCACGAAGGTCGCTTCATCGGTATCGGTGAAGTGAGCGAAGACGGGCGGATCGCGCCGCGTCGATTGATTCGGTCAGAATGACCGGACCCGGTGAAGCGGGGTTTCCTGCTTCAACGGTATGAGGATGGCTGTTAACAGGCATGGTCAGTCCTCACTTTTTAATACGAGAGTTTGCTCTCGGCCTGTTGAAACCGCACCTCTGGTACGGTTTCCTGATAAAAGGATTGCCCACATGGCACTCAGCGTTGAAGAAAAAGCTCAGATCGTAACCGACTACCAGCAAGCTGTTGGTGATACTGGTTCGCCAGAAGTGCAAGTTGCACTGCTGACCGCCAACATCAACAAACTGCAAGGCCACTTCAAGGCCAACGGTAAGGACCACCACTCGCGTCGTGGTCTGATCCGTATGGTAAACCAGCGTCGCAAGCTGCTGGATTACCTGAAAGGTAAGGACGTTAGCCGTTACAGCGCCCTGATCGGTCGTCTGGGTCTGCGTCGCTAATAACGACTCGGATAGAGGTTGGTTGTCTGTCGCGGGCTCGCCGGTTGTTTCGGCGAGTCGGGCGGGCTCCCAGCCTCTAGTTGTATCTGGACTGTCGTGGGGCCGATTCCCCGCACCGCCCAAGAATTCGCAAGAAACCAGTTCCCCAAGAGCCAACAAAGAAGGTAGGAAACCGTGAACCCGGTAATCAAGACATTTCAATTCGGTCAATCGACCGTAACCCTCGAGACAGGCCGTATCGCCCGTCAAGCTTCCGGCGCAGTATTGGTCACCGTTGACGACGACGTCAGCGTATTAGTGACTGTGGTCGGCGCCAAGACAGCTGACCCAAGCAAAGGCTTCTTCCCACTTTCCGTGCACTATCAGGAAAAAACCTACGCTGCCGGCAAGATCCCTGGCGGTTTCTTCAAGCGTGAAGGCCGTCCTTCCGAGAAAGAAACCCTCACTTCGCGTTTGATCGACCGTCCGATCCGCCCGTTGTTTCCAGAAGGCTTCATGAACGAAGTGCAGGTTGTCTGCACCGTTCTGTCCACCAGCAAAAAGACTGATCCAGACGTCGCTGCCATGATCGGCACCTCGGCGGCACTGGCTATTTCCGGTATCCCGTTCGACGGCCCTATCGGCGCCGCCCGCGTTGCTTTCCACGAAAGCACTGGCTACCTGCTGAACCCGACTTACGAGCAACTCAAGGCTTCGAGCCTGGACATGGTCGTTGCCGGTACTTCCGAAGCCGTGCTGATGGTTGAATCCGAAGCCAAAGAGCTGACCGAAGACCAGATGCTGGGCGCCGTACTGTTTGCTCACGACGAGTTCCAGGTTGTGATCAACGCCGTCAAGGAGCTCGCCGCTGAAGCCGCCAAGCCGACTTGGGACTGGCAGCCAAAGCCTGAAGCCACCGCTCTGCTGGCCGCTATCCGTAGCGAATTTGGCGAAGCGATTTCCCAGGCTTACACCATCACCATCAAGCACGAGCGTTATGCCCGTCTCGGTGAACTGAAAGACCAGATCGTTGCCAAGCTGTCCGGCGAAGAAGGCCAGCCGACTTCCAGCGAAGTCAAAGCTGCTTTCGGCGAAATCGAATACCGCACCGTGCGCGAGAACATCGTCAACGGCAAGCCGCGTATCGACGGTCGCGACACCCGCACCGTACGTCCGTTGAACATCGAAGTTGGCGTTCTGCCCAAGACCCACGGTTCGGCCTTGTTCACCCGTGGCGAAACCCAGGCTCTGGTTGTTGCAACACTGGGTACTGCCCGTGATGCACAGCTGCTCGATACCCTGGAAGGCGAGAAAAAAGACCCGTTCATGCTGCACTACAACTTCCCTCCGTTCTCGGTGGGCGAGTGTGGTCGCATGGGCGGCGCGGGTCGTCGTGAAATCGGTCACGGCCGTCTGGCTCGTCGTTCGGTTCAGGCGATGCTGCCTGCTGCCGATGTGTTCCCGTACACCATTCGTGTTGTATCGGAAATCACCGAGTCCAACGGTTCCAGCTCCATGGCTTCGGTCTGCGGTGCTTCCCTGGCACTGATGGACGCTGGTGTGCCGATGAAGGCGCCAGTTGCCGGTATCGCCATGGGTCTGGTCAAAGAAGGCGAGAAATTCGCCATCCTGACCGACATCCTGGGTGACGAAGATCACCTGGGCGACATGGACTTCAAGGTAGCCGGTACCGCCAAAGGTGTTACCGCGCTGCAGATGGACATCAAGATCAAAGGCATCACCGAAGAAATCATGGAAATCGCTCTGGGCCAAGCCCTGGAAGCGCGCCTGAATATCCTCGGTCAGATGAACCAGATCATTGGTCAGTCGCGTACCGAGCTGTCGGAAAATGCTCCGACCATGATCGCGATGAAAATCGACACCGACAAAATCCGTGACGTTATCGGTAAAGGTGGCGCGACCATCCGTGCGATCTGTGAAGAGACCAAGGCTTCGATCGATATCGAAGACGACGGCTCGATCAAGATCTTCGGCGAAACCAAGGAAGCCGCTGAGGCAGCACGTCAGCGCGTTCTGGGTATCACCGCAGAAGCGGAAATCGGCAAGATCTACGTCGGCAAGGTTGAGCGCATCGTCGACTTCGGTGCATTCGTCAACATCCTGCCTGGCAAAGACGGCCTGGTGCACATCTCCATGCTGAGCGACGCTCGCGTAGAGAAAGTGACCGACGTGTTGCAGGAAGGTCAGGAAGTCGAAGTACTGGTACTGGACGTGGACAACCGCGGCCGTATCAAGCTGTCGATCAAGGACGTTGCAGCAGCAAAGGCATCGGGCGTCTGATCTGCGGATTAGCTGAACGATGAAAAAGGGACCCTTCGGGGTCCTTTTTTTATGGTGCGCCAGGCATGGCGCGTAGCGCCGTGACTGGCGCTGTTTAGCTCACTGTGGTGGTGAGCCAAACGACTTGGAGGTGCAAGTCCTCTACACACCCGGCAAGGGGAAGTGTTAGCCAGAGGCAAGGGTGTCGCGGGTGACTGCGAATCTGAAGGAAGCCCGAGGCAAAATGCTGGCCTGACGAACAGGAAGCGGATGAGGCGGCACAGTGGGGTAAGACGGCCATAATCGTCAAAGCCCAATACTTGCACGGAACGCTGTGACGTATATCCGACGGGCATAAGCAGGAAGGTCGCGCGAATTACCCTGGGAGATCTGCATGCTTGCCACTGTGCTACCGAGCGCCGAGAGGCGACGGGATGAGTGTGCAGAAGTCAGCTGAAGCCGTAGTAATCGCCGTAACCGGGCCGATGAAGGGCCGAACAGGTTATGCCGCCAGTAGACGTCAGAGTCTCGTCGAATGTCCGAAAAGCAGAAATCTCTCGACAAGAGGGCTGTAACCCCAAGTTCTGGACAGAATCCAGGGCTTGCGGCTGGCAGTGCGCAGGCATCGGCGGCGTCTGTGACGTGGACGAACGCGGAGCCGGACACGCTGATGGAGCGGGTGCTTGCACCCGCCAACCTGCGGCGTGCGTATCAACGCGTGGTCAGCAACAAGGGCGCACCGGGTGCCGACGGCATGACGGTGGAGCAACTGGCGGACTACACGAATCAGTATTGGCCGATCCTCAAGGCTCGGTTGCTGGCCGGCGAGTATCACCCGCAAGGTGTGCGCGCCGTCGAAATCCCTAAACCCAAAGGTGGAACACGGCAGCTAGGCATCCCCTGTGTCGTGGACCGTCTGATCCAACAGGCTTTGCTACAGCAGCTCACGCCGATTTTCGATCCTCTGTTCTCGGATTACAGCTACGGTTTTCGTCCGGGTAGAAGCGCTCATCAAGCCATCGAAACAGCCCGTGCCCATGTGGCGGCGGGTCACCGCTGGTGCGTGGAGCTCAATCTGGAGAAGTTCTTTGATCGGGTCAATCACGATGTATTGATGGCCTACGTCGAGCGTCAAGTCGAAGACAAGCAAGTGCTCAGGCTGATCCGCCGCTACCTCGAGGCTGGAGTCATGTCGGGCGGGATCGTCAGCCGACGGCAGGAGGGGACGCCGCAAGGCGGCCCGCTCTCGCCGTTGCTGTCGAACATCCTGCTCAACGAACTTGACCGTGAGCTGGAGCGACGGGGTCATCGCTTCGTGCGGTATGCCGATGATGCGAACATTTATGTGCGTAGCCGTCGTGCTGGCGAACGGGTGTTGGCCGGGGTTGAGCGCTTCCTGAATCAGCGGCTGAAACTAGCGCTGAATCGGAAGAAGAGCCGTGTGGCGCGGCCCTGGGTCTGTGATTACTTGGGTTATGGGATGAGCTGGCATAAACAGCCGAGGCTGAAAGTGGCGTCGATGAGCCTAAATCGCTTGCGCGACCGGCTCAAAGAGCTGCTGCAAGGCGCACAGGGTTGCAAGATGGCTACGATCATCGAGCGAATCAACCCGGTGTTGCGCGGTTGGGCAGGCTATTTCAAGTTCAGCCAGAGCAGGAAACCACTTGAGGAACTGGACGGCTGGGTCCGACGCAGACTTCGATGCGTCCTATGGCGTCAATGGAAGTGGCCCTCAACGAGGGCGCGCAGCCTGATACGCCTGGGACTCAAAGAAGAGCGGGCTTGCAAATCAGCGTTCAATGGCCGTGGCCCATGGTGGAACTCGGGAGCGTCACATATGAATCAGGCGCTGCCGAAGAAACTGTGGGATCAGCTTGGGCTGGTCTCGATACTGGATACGATAAACCGGCTTAGTCGCATAACCTGAACCGCCGTATACGGAACCGTACGTACGGTGGTGTGAGAGGACGGCGGCTGTGAGGCCGCCTCCTACTCGATAGCGCAATTAAAGACTTAGAAGATTCACAGGAACGTAAGGGGCCGGGGAACACGCCTTCCGAGCCCGAGCAATAAGGGCGATTGTGTCCGCGTATTTTAAGCGGACGCAATTACCCTTAATGCCAGGATCGTCATGCGCCAACGTAAGTCATACCCGAAATCCTTCAAGACCCAAGTCGTTCAAGAGTGCGAGCAGCCCGGTGTTTCCGTGGCAGCTATTGCGATGAGTCACGGGATTAATGCCAATGTCGTTCGCCGGTGGATACCGCTTTACCGTGATCGGCAGGCAGTCGCGCTGCCAGCTTTCATTCCTTT
This genomic window from Pseudomonas sp. G.S.17 contains:
- the rpsO gene encoding 30S ribosomal protein S15; its protein translation is MALSVEEKAQIVTDYQQAVGDTGSPEVQVALLTANINKLQGHFKANGKDHHSRRGLIRMVNQRRKLLDYLKGKDVSRYSALIGRLGLRR
- the pnp gene encoding polyribonucleotide nucleotidyltransferase, with product MNPVIKTFQFGQSTVTLETGRIARQASGAVLVTVDDDVSVLVTVVGAKTADPSKGFFPLSVHYQEKTYAAGKIPGGFFKREGRPSEKETLTSRLIDRPIRPLFPEGFMNEVQVVCTVLSTSKKTDPDVAAMIGTSAALAISGIPFDGPIGAARVAFHESTGYLLNPTYEQLKASSLDMVVAGTSEAVLMVESEAKELTEDQMLGAVLFAHDEFQVVINAVKELAAEAAKPTWDWQPKPEATALLAAIRSEFGEAISQAYTITIKHERYARLGELKDQIVAKLSGEEGQPTSSEVKAAFGEIEYRTVRENIVNGKPRIDGRDTRTVRPLNIEVGVLPKTHGSALFTRGETQALVVATLGTARDAQLLDTLEGEKKDPFMLHYNFPPFSVGECGRMGGAGRREIGHGRLARRSVQAMLPAADVFPYTIRVVSEITESNGSSSMASVCGASLALMDAGVPMKAPVAGIAMGLVKEGEKFAILTDILGDEDHLGDMDFKVAGTAKGVTALQMDIKIKGITEEIMEIALGQALEARLNILGQMNQIIGQSRTELSENAPTMIAMKIDTDKIRDVIGKGGATIRAICEETKASIDIEDDGSIKIFGETKEAAEAARQRVLGITAEAEIGKIYVGKVERIVDFGAFVNILPGKDGLVHISMLSDARVEKVTDVLQEGQEVEVLVLDVDNRGRIKLSIKDVAAAKASGV
- a CDS encoding transposase — protein: MRQRKSYPKSFKTQVVQECEQPGVSVAAIAMSHGINANVVRRWIPLYRDRQAVALPAFIPLKVAPVEPKHKTEASAIIELALGEQSLIVKWPTSDPDGCARFVRGLVL